ATTGAGTTAGTAATTCTGATGGTTTGGGGATGTTATTTCCACCAGTTTCCGTACCACCAGAAACACTACCATTGCTTTGGCAAACTTGTTGGTATAAAGAACAATAATTATTCTGTGGAAATCCACTACCGCCATTATATCGTTGGCATTCAGATTTCAGTTCATTGCAAGCGGTGACAGCAGCAGTTAAGTAAACCTTATATTTAGGGAAACATTTAATTTCCGCTTCCAGTCCTGTTGATGTTGATGCActtgatatttttccttttatgtgGTTACAATCGTGGGTGTAGtcgaataattttttgataTTCTCAAAAATTGTTTCGTTCATATCACGATACAAATTACTGCACTTACAACTGAATCCCGTAATTATCAAACTCCCATAAATTGTTTGCATAACCTGTTCAAAAGtgtgcccattttttaatttgtcctttattTGATCCCCTAACCAATAATAGAACCAATAACACCATTCATCCTCGCGTGAACTCATACCTATCCCGCTTGAACATGCGTAATAGTGGCTGCTTACAATTTCTTTGGCTAAGTTGTCCAGATCACTCCCAATTCCTTTGCCCTGTAATGCCCTCAAcactttatttattaattgtGTACTGCACCCCGGATTACCACTACCACCCACCGAGTTGCATGTTGCTGtcccatttttaaatgtatCGTACTTCAATTTGGATGGTAACTCCTTCTCACAATTCCCctacaacaacaacaaaaaaaaaaaaaaaaaaaaaaaatgaggaaagatGTGAAATGTATGTATAGAAGTGCTTGCGTGTAGATGAGCCCACTGGATCACCACCCCCCTTCCTACATTTTTACTTGGTCGGGCCAGTATGTATACATGGTACGcttagaacaaaaaaagaacatttctaAAGAAAAAGGGTAATACCCCCTTATTCCGAtgttttcatcctttttttccatttcttactttttcttctgacattttttcctttaatgcttttcttcttattatatttttctttcttccttttaaaggttcttttttcttttcttccttttaaaacattccttctcttctattctatttccttatttcttacatttattttcttttattttccttttctaattCGATCttgcccctccccccccgtctcttttttaaaaaataacgacATTCAATCTCAAACTtatatacctatatgtatatttatatacatatcccatatatatgtgggaTATGTATGTGTTCTACATATGTAactatatataggtatatgtacatataaatattatttattttattttttttttttgaggggtGGGGTAGGGGgttatacatatgttatatatatatacttcccatatatatatatatatatatatgcatcatatatgtatacatatataagtatCTATGTatgttatacatatatgtatgcaaaaaaaaaaaaaaagagaaaaaagaacaatttaAAGCATGGAAAGAGCATGGAATAATGATCgaacgttattctaatactACCCCCCCTagaaataacaaaaataaacatcAAAAGTTATCCCAACAGAACAAGATAATGAAAAACTatagggggaaaggaaaggaaaagaaaaaggaaaaggaatagaatgtaggtggggggaaagaaaaagagaaggaaggagaagggaaggagaagggaaagggaaggggaaagaaggaaaggaataagaaggaaaagaaaaaggaaaaggaaggggaataaaaaggaaggggaataaaaaggaaggggaataaaaaggaaggggaataaaaaggaaggggaataaaaaggaaggggaataaaaaggaaggggaataaaaaggaaggaaaagagagggaaaggaaagaaaaggaaaaggggggaaggaaaaggaataaaaagaaaaagaaaaggaataaaaataaaaagaaaaggaataaaaaatgaaaaaaaagagaaggaaagaaagaactAAAAGATACaatggaaagaataaataagaaataataccacagttcctccccccctctcTCAGCTTCTCCCACTTTTCCAtgttgcgtttttttctatcccctttcctgttcttcttcacttatttataaaattttatctttcttccttttactcATTATACCTTCCCTCATCCATATTCCATCATGCAGTATATTACTGAATTACGTATGTTACTATAACATAACATTCCCCCCATACTTTTAACATTATTTGAACTcctaaaaaaggaaaattccacCTTCAATTATTCTCTACCCGCCCGTtctcatatatatagagagagaaataaaaaagaatatatatacatacatgaactcatatattattacacatatactgtatatatatatgcatctatatacatatatatatgttacatatacatgtatatacatgtaggtatatataaaatatactcctatatacatatatatatacatatagcatatgtatatacatgtatatatatgtatatatatgtatatatgaatgtatatatatatatatttagaaCCATTATCAATTATTCTTCTCCGCTGCCACCATAATACATATTAATGAGTTCTATATTCAATGTAAAGAACTATAACACAATTACTCTATTTTAACTACCATTCTCCATATTTCTCTCACATTAAAATCGAcctcgaaaaaaaattctagaAATATCATTCACATATAATAAGGCCATATTACATTGAACCTAATGCCCCACAGTACAAACGGAACAAAAAAGTGTAGGAAAGAAATTCCTCCTTAGACCCCTTTTCTCCACCAACACTAAATAGTTCTCCTTACCCCCATCCTCCCATCCTCctacattccttttcccttaccccccATCCTCctacattccttttcccttaccccccATCCTCctacattccttttcccttacccccaTCCTCctacattccttttcccttacccccaTCCTCctacattccttttcccttacccccaTCCTCctacattccttttcccttaccccctaTCCTACATTCCCTTACTCCCATCCTACATTCCCTTACTCCCATCCTTctacattccctttcccccatcctcctacattccttttcccttacccccaatcctacattcccttacccctaatcCTACATTCCCTTACCCTCATTctacattccctttcccccatcCTTctacattccctttcccccatcCTTCTACATTCCCTTACCCCCCATCCTCCTACACTCCCTTACCCCCATCCTACATTTCCTTAGACCCCTTGCCCCTATCCCCTACGCTAAAGAtcttcccttccttagaccccttttcccttccttagactctttctctttcccccttccctAGATCCCTGACTTTagtccccttttccttccttcccattccttccctcccccgCTCTACAATATTCCTAATTTTATTTGATACTTACAGCTAGCTGCTgcattgataaaaaaaatgttcaccCGCTCCGCCTTTTCTAATGACACCCCCCCTCGTTCTAATACTACCCCCTGCACACGCCCCCTTGCTTCCGTTTGCACCAATATCCCGGGGCCCTCTGGTAGATCCATTTCCGTTCCTCCTGTTTCCGCATTTTACTCAGTCTCCTGTGCATCTGTCTCCACAGGCGCCTCGGATCCCTCCGTACAGACCCACTCCGGAATCTTGGAAATATTCTCCCATCGTATTCACACTCCTTTCCCCTGCTTCCCGTTCGCATACAGTGCTCTGCCATTTGCAGTCACGTGCCCCCAACACAATGTACATAAATGCTTAGCTCCCATAAATGGGGCTCGTCACTACTGCACCATACTGTAGTAATTTCCGGATGATCCTCACCCTGGTATTTATATAATACCTACAACTGATCGCATCCCCCCCGTGATTCCCTCTCTTGGACATACACTTGGACAACCTTGTATATCCTGTGATGTTTCCATCTGGGGTTGCACTTAACAAATTCCACACACAACGCTCGAGACCCCACTATCCTGCTCTGGGATTGTTCCTAATATTCCTCGCTCTATCAAATATTAGAAATCCCTGTATAGTACAGACATTTCCCCTTCCATGCCTACATTATTTATGCTGTACCAGACATTTACTATTCCCCCCACTTTCCCATGCCCCCTCAGAGCAATTCCCACGTCGCCCCCCCCTCTCATTGTACTATATTTCCCATTACACGTAGTATTCTTCCCTCCTGAACCCGTTATACGGTGACTTAGCGTTCTCATTCCATGAACATTGTGCATACCAACACAAACATTAACATTTGCGTGCTATATATTATGTGAAAATAATGCAACATATTGTACTTTGTACGAATAACGCATAAGGTAATATGTACACACTCATTCCTCCATAAGACTCCTCCAccgtttacatttttcctccgtccccccccccccctgcgaCAGCTCCTTCTGTAACTGTTCCATTaccacatatatgtgtacacacgtTCTGCATATACTCTATCTTTCTAATTATACCCCTGCTCATTTCCCCCGTTCCTTCATTTATACTTATGTGGGACTGCACATAGAACctctatttttccatttaaatgTCCATAGCTTCCCGTCCGCATGAAGGACAGTTCCCCTTAAACACTAATTAtacgaatatatatatgccatTTATATACATCACTGATTTGTTTTAGAAGAACAGTAAACTGCAGAACAATGCGTGGTGCTATGTGGTATGCGCcgtatttttcattctttttccctctccctttttttttttttttttttttttttttcttcttcttcttcctttcgctACTCTCAGTGCCGTTCCACGCTTTTAAGCGCTTGCGTTTATTTTCGCCTTTTTAAGGGGTACATTTGGAAGAGTtgctctttctttttttttttttttttccttctccgtcACCCTGCGCATTTCCCattattcctttcccttccctgcTGCCTCCTGAAAGATGTGTTTGATGTGCCCACCCGCGGGGGAATAGAATTAAGAACATTGCCTTTACTGCTAAGCGTACGTGTGTATATGCACGTAAGCACGCAGTGGATTGTACACTTTAGAGTACGCGTAGTGTTACTTACCCCCTTATCCTACGGGAATGGCACGCATACTGTCAGCCGCCTTACGCAACACCTCAGCCATTCTGAGAGTAAATTCACTGCATACGTGAGTTACAAATGCACGCGTGAGATTATCCATatgctttcccccccctttgccCTCTTTGACCCATTTGAcccattttttaccttctccTTTATGCTCTTCCGTATGTTCACCCTTACTGATGCGGCGGACATGGATGCCTAACATGAAAGAGACATGTCAACAGAAGATCACGCGGAAAAGGAACCCCCAAATCACTACAGAATAAAACACGTAAAGAGGAAGTTCCAATGAAGACCAATGATAGACCGTTATTATCAAAAAGTGAAAACCCGCTCGGATGCGActtcacccccccccaaatTAACATGTCCCCCTCCCATGGTACGGACAAGAAGTATGCACATATCATCCCTCTAAGTATACATTtggaggaggggaagaaggtaAAACCATTAAAGCATGTGAGGTCCATGTCCCACAGTCCCACTTTACCAGTACAGGTGGAATGATACTTGTGCAACTCATATGTATTGGTCGTACGAATGAGATGTAATTGTAACGCAACGTATAATACTGGTGCGTCCTTATGTCAACCCCACCCCCCCTCTATCTTAGCAAAATCAAGACATTGAAAAAATCGCCTcctcatttgaaaaaaaaaaaaaaaaaattttccccctaaaaaatatattaaaaaataatgactATTAAGAATGGGTATAAATTTCTTGtagagtttttttctttttacattttactGCTCATACCTGGTACAGAATCCTACGTTAGAAGTAGCATCGGTGGTAGGGACATAATCAGCTGGAGTAATTTTAGCGGCGCCCTCACCGAGGGGAGGATCCAGAGGAGGCGCCTTCGGTGGTCAGCAAGGAATAGCGCGCTGCCGCGTCCACAGTTACCTGCACAGTTACCTACACAGTTACCTACACAGTTACCTCCACCGCATTTGGAGCAGGCGACACAAGTTGCACAACCATCACCACCCGTGGAGCCAACACAACGCAtcaaactaaaaaaaaaagaaaaaaaaattctaaaaaagtacaaagaCTTTCTGGACATTCTGCCAAAGAGAGACAGCGAATTTACAATAAACGAAGCGattgagaaaataaaaacgttgGCTATCCATAAATTTGTTGAAAGTATCGACATATATTTGTCCTTTAACCAGAAGAGGTCCAagatgaacaaaaatgacaACTTAAAAACGTTCATTACATTTCCacataatttgaaaaaaaaaagagcaaaaaaagtaTACGTCGTGACGAACCGGGACCTTCAGAAGAAGGCCACCGACGCAGGTAAACTCTCACCTCgagtatgtacatacgcagCTAtaggaagttttttttttttttttttttttttttttctccttctgtgtGATGTGCCCACGTATTGGTGTCTACATAAGATGGCGCTACTATAAAAGGTAACGCCCGCGCTGCTACTCCCCCTGCACATTTCCACCTTCGCCATGTGAACAATGCAGGTGCTGACGTCGTTGGGGAAGATGACCTGATAagcaaaattaaagaaagagaaatccgactgaagaaaaaaaataataatttcttACTCTGTACACATGACGTGATACACAAATTGGCGCGAGTTGGAAAGGAGGTGGGAAGTAAAGGACTGATGCCAAATGAAAAGTCTGGAACGCTGGTTAGTGAATTTTTACTTGAAAAACATGTGAAGATTTTCAAGTTCGGGaattcatacatttttaagctgaacaaattaaacaCGCTCAATTTAAATGTGGGCGATGTGTACATGCCAAATGATGAGATCCgagaaaatatttatcaCCTTTTCGAGCACTTGGATAATTTGGAGTTCTTTCACTTCAATTCGAAGAATTTGAAGTCCATTTTCCTCAGCAGCACCATGGGTTTCCCATTCAAAATTAAGAAGAACTTTCTCTAGGGGATATGCCCACATGCGAAAAGGGATTAAAGGAAATACGGTATTAAGGATCTGTgcttatatgtacatgtgtacacgCGTGAACTCGaacttttctttcaattGCGCCCATCACGTGTGCGTATCTAAGGGAGCGGGGCTGGTGGGTTCCCCGCGACGCGGCAACAATTGGTTCTACGATTGCGCcgtattcttttcctttaccgGTGGAATACCACtcaatatatatgtgtcctGCATAGGGCAATTTTTGTAACCACTGTTGTGCCCACTTTGCaacttttctattttttttttttttttttgtgcgaaCGAAAGATaatttcaccattttgcCTATTTGGAAAACCTACCAACAGAGTTGTTGCACATGTTTGGCTGATAATCCATGTGGGTTATTTCCTTCCACACGAAAAAGGtgacacattttttacaaacacCTGTCCGTAGAACACCTACGGAAAGCCCTTAGATTGGAGGATACAAACCACGTGCAGAAGAGTAGGAAGTCTCTGTCAACACCTCCAATACAGAAGAATAATGGACCCAAATTAAGAACCATCTTGCAGCCGTTAAGGGGCAtgtagaaaattttaaaaagaccTACAACAAAGTTATgataaaatatgcatatacccTCAAGGGGGATTATTTCTTATTCTGCTCTGTTCATAATTCTATACCTTAAAAGGTAAAGCAACATGTACATGcaggaagaggagaaaatattttacatctATCGCAGGGGGGTAATAATCAAGAGGAACGATGTTGTGCAGAAACGGTTGGACGACCCTCGTGTACAAGACGAGGCGTACGTCTACTCCCAGGCGTTCAAATATCTATACCCCCTGAAATATGTGCAGAATTTTTTGCGTACCAATTGTTATGAGTGCTCCTTGGTTTTGGTGCAGCTGTACCCCGCCTAGCCACTTTCGATGTACCGCACCCCAGTTAAAATGTAAACCTCTTTGTCTATCCACCTGCtgatttcccctttccctttgCCCTGTTCCTGCGGCTCCTTTGGAATGCTGCTCGAACTGCTGGACGAGCAGAGCGACCCTCTCCGTTCGCGGTTCCTCGTATtcagaaaaaacaaacgcGGGAATAATCCCCACCATGACGTCAAAAGAATAACACCAGGGGCGCCACACATTCGCGCCATTCACCATGAATAGTGGAGTCTTTCActgtacatgtgcatattcaTCATCTTGGGAGATGCTGCGCGCGAACTCCTTCCCTGCAcgtttcaccattttgtaattaaaaaatggaaaggttCTCTGCACACGCCCGTACGTGTATCCCTGCACATGGGATATAATTCCTGTGGATCGTTCATCCCCACACAACAACCTCTACACAGTGGCTACCTTTTACAAAAGGACGACAGTGTCACAATcctataaaataataatttctgTTATCCTGTTGGAAGGAGTTTTAATTTTGCACGCAACGCGCATGCGTATTCGTATGCCCATGGGTGAGCCCTCGGTATGAAACACCCAATCAGACGTACAAAATCGCCCGAAGGTATGAATACATAAAAACTACAAAGGTATTAAAAATTCATCAAAttaaacaacaacaaaaaaaaaaaaaaagagaaataaatgagtaattaaaaacaaaaaaaaaaaaaaaaaaaaaaagcaggtAAAGGGGGGGGTAGGGTGCGTATGGCAGCATGGTGGAAAGACGTACACCTGCTTCGCTGCCATGCACACACTAGATAAACAAACGGTTTATGCtacttttcactttttaacGAAATGATCCtccagggggggggaggtgaaGCCTCTACCCAACCCTGACAGGGCGAGTACTGTCCCACTTCCAACGATATAAAGTCGGTCGCTTAGCGTGTGAACGCTTCAGCTGAAAACGGTCCACGTTACAATGCCTTCTTAGCTGAACATGGACAGGTGAAATAACTTGAAATAAATgaagtatataaatataaccAACGTTATGACTATCAGACACCAAGATAGACGTTGTTGCCTCACACTGAGATACGTTTTCTTTAATTCTTTGGCACTGTTAAAAGCATTTATATTGGCATcataaatattattattcaaaatttctatattttccttctgtgtAAAAACGAGTTGTGCAAAATCTTTAAACACTTCTTGTGCTTGTGCAACTTGgcattgaatttttttaattccttcaaaTCTCTGTGTGGCTATTTCGCTGTCAATTAAGCGGTCATTTTCGTCAAAGTGGTCTAACTCATAATCATACACACTGGCGGATTCGATAAAATCGTCATTATCAACAAAATCATCATTGTTCGTAAAATCTTCATCCACATGGAGAATAAAATTATCTTTGGTAAAAGGATTTTTCCCTAAAGTACTCATattactattttttattttccccccctttgtattttttatatgactATAACtcatttccccattttctaTATTGGGCAATTCGTTGGCAgctttttttacattcacAGATATGCTCTCCAATTTatttacttcatttttaaaatggatgtttaatttttcgaaaatatatttttttttttgtttttcgaATGGATTTTCAGCAAACTTTATTTCCCAATCACGGAATAAATTTTCTGTTTCGATAACCTTGACATATATTTGTTGAATTTCTTCATGCAAAGCTTCTATAATTCTTTTGGATATTAAATTgttttttaagttttctaaattttcctCTGCATATATCATATTCTTCTTGATCAACAGGATGTtgtctttaatttttttctcattttcgtCTGTCTTTGCTTCATCTGTCAGTGGGTTGTTCTCGCTATAGTAATTTTTGTACGACATTTTTACCCGTCCTCCTCCCTTCAGCGGCTATTATATCTTACTTCTCgtgctcccccccccttttaaccGCTTGCTTGTCCTGCCTTCACAGCGCAGTCGCAGGTACTACTTCTCCTTGTAAGGAAGAGTAGACAATCAGACACAAACCTCACGATGCGCGTCTGCTATATGtttaaacaaaacaaattATCCCCAATGCGCGCATGTACTCGCGTGTGCATTTTAACTTTTGTTCCAAAGGCATCATAATTTGCATTATTTTTAGTTAtgtaaagggggggagagggaaacGACCAAGGGTCTTTTCGCAGCGCGTGTAATTATTCACTTCCTCACTTTTCACATACGTGTGTTTTTGTACGAATTTTGACAGTGCACGTGTGGATGAGCAATCTCGATCACTTGGCCTACGTGCTGACTTGTATAATGCCAACCCTTtgcgtcattttttttttcccttcacgaGGTTCTGTGAACTACTGGGCTGAATAGTTCACGTGATTGCATGCGCAAGTGGAATGCCCAAATCCGTGGCAATCATACACAatcaggaaaaaattaaccaagagatgggaaaaattaccaagagatgggaaaaattaccaagtggtggaaaaaattaccaaatgggagaaaaaattccaaacacggcaaaattaacacaagTTGAATAAAACGAAGGCGCCGCAAACGCCATGCAGTTATTATACCCTCATTCCAAGGGAGCGCGTTTATGAAAGTTTGCTAAGCGAACTGACGTTAAGCAGTTAATGTGAAAtgggcggaaaaaaaaaggaaacatacGCAAATTTCCTTGTACTCACAAAATAATTacatttctacattttcttcgccttctttttgttaaacggaaaaaaaaaaaaaaaagtacgccgtgaaattaaatttttttttttttttgccgaacggggaggaaatataaagtatgcaagaaaaaaaaaaaaaaaaaaaaaagtggatcgacgaaaaaaaataatgttccCAGATGGATAGCCAAAATGAACTGCAAAATGAAATGCAAAATGAAACGCGCAAAGCGTCAGCAACAAAGTGAATAGAAACAGAATCAACAAATGGGGCAGAAGAAGAACTGTGAAAAATGTGCCCCTCAAACCAATCCAAACATGGAGAGCGATTTGAAAACGCCTTAAAGCGTATCACATattggaaaaattggaagggGATGAGCGAAATGGGAAGAACGGCATAAAGGCGGGCGCGCTTTGTCCGTATGTACATGACGCAACTACGTtcgcatgtatgtataaaaTTGTGAAACTCCTCCCTTTAAGAAAGCACATTTTTATGCGATGTACCAAAAATTTGCGTTGTTCTGCTTAAAAGGGATTGCTATATAAATTCGTTACGCACGATGAGTcagatttgtttttttcccatttgtccGCTTTACgagcttcaaaaaaaaatcgaggttttttttatgtaggcATAAATTGAAATAATTCTGTTAGTGTGCATGCGCCCAGTAATGAAATGTAACATAATGCAACTTCTTTCCGATCAATGGTTAAACCCATGCACGGCTTAAGTGCTACAGGtggaagaacattttttttcggagTGAAGGGTGTTGGGGAAAATATAGAATATATGGAAAGATCGGAGTTATTCCTTCAAACGAAAGCATAATCGCCGTTACTACAGTTGTAGCTTCAATTGGGTGTCAGTGGTGTGTGTCCTCAAGGGCTTCATGAGGGAAAGACAAGAATTTTAAATCCCCCCTCCCTTTCCAGCGACACTACAACACAGACGCTTCATTCTATGATGAACAACACTAAAAAATATCTTTGGGTAATTTACGTCTGAAATTCTCTGATGAATATTCCAGACTAGATCTGACGAATGAAGCATCCGCATTGTAGTTTCGTTGTAGGAATATGGCGGTTTAGAAGAAGTACCAATATAGTTGCGCCGtttagaaagaaaagaaatattatgTGTCTTCTCCAATTGGATGAAGCGGAAAAGGTATTTACATGTTCTCGCGATATTTGGCTTTATTCACGTGGCATGTCAAATCTCAGCCATTTCGCGT
This DNA window, taken from Plasmodium knowlesi strain H genome assembly, chromosome: 13, encodes the following:
- a CDS encoding syntaxin 5, putative; its protein translation is MSYKNYYSENNPLTDEAKTDENEKKIKDNILLIKKNMIYAEENLENLKNNLISKRIIEALHEEIQQIYVKVIETENLFRDWEIKFAENPFEKQKKKYIFEKLNIHFKNEVNKLESISVNVKKAANELPNIENGEMSYSHIKNTKGGKIKNSNMSTLGKNPFTKDNFILHVDEDFTNNDDFVDNDDFIESASVYDYELDHFDENDRLIDSEIATQRFEGIKKIQCQVAQAQEVFKDFAQLVFTQKENIEILNNNIYDANINAFNSAKELKKTYLSVRQQRLSWCLIVITLVIFIYFIYFKLFHLSMFS
- a CDS encoding 50S ribosomal protein L1, apicoplast, putative; the encoded protein is MTIKNGYKFLVEFFSFYILLLIPGTESYVRSSIGGRDIISWSNFSGALTEGRIQRRRLRWSARNSALPRPQLPAQLPTQLPTQLPPPHLEQATQVAQPSPPVEPTQRIKLKKKEKKILKKYKDFLDILPKRDSEFTINEAIEKIKTLAIHKFVESIDIYLSFNQKRSKMNKNDNLKTFITFPHNLKKKRAKKVYVVTNRDLQKKATDAGADVVGEDDLISKIKEREIRLKKKNNNFLLCTHDVIHKLARVGKEVGSKGLMPNEKSGTLVSEFLLEKHVKIFKFGNSYIFKLNKLNTLNLNVGDVYMPNDEIRENIYHLFEHLDNLEFFHFNSKNLKSIFLSSTMGFPFKIKKNFL